In Hallerella porci, the sequence TCTTTATTTGCGACCCAATATTTTTGAGCTGCGGGATTTTTGAATTTGACGCGCAAATCGCGCAACGCATACAATTCATCGTCACAAGCCAAATCGACACCTTTAATATCGACGATCAATTCTTCTTTGCCAAATTTCTGCGGTTTCATCACATACGAAATCCACGCTTCTTTCGTCTTATTGCAGACTCCGTAAAAGCGTTTATTTTCGACGGTATCCGCAGCCACTTTCATCACGCCCGAGACGACGAAATCGACATTGTCGCCTTTCACAGCAAACGATACCGGTTGCTTTTCACCGTAATATTCGTATTGCATAAAGCGAATTTGCCCGACGACGGGAACGCTTTCGTATTCGCCTTGCCCTTCTGCATGGAATATCGCATCCCATGTTTTCGGTTGAACCGCAAAGACATTGGCGCACAATAAAACCAAACCAAACATTCCTGCCAAAATTTTCATTTAGCTTTCCCCTTGTAAAAGTTTTGCCGCTTCCTTGGCAAAGTAAGTCCAAATCATTTTTGCCCCCGCCCGTTTAATTCCCATCAAACTTTCGAGGATGACGCGATTGCGATCTAGCCAACCATTTTCTGCAGCGGCACAAAGCATCGCATATTCTCCGCTCACTTGATATGCGGCGACTGGAACTTCCGAAAAGTCTGCGACTTCGCGAAGAACGTCCAAATAATAACACGCTGGTTTTACCATCACAATGTCTGCGCCTTCGTTAATATCCAAGGCGACTTCGCGGATGGCTTCCCGACGATTAGCGGGATCCATTTGATATGTTTTTTTATCGCCCGCTTTCGGTGCCGAATCAAGCGCATCGCGGAATGGTCCGTAAAATGCCGACGCATACTTTGCACTGTAAGCCATAATCGAAGTGTTCGTAAATCCTGCGGCATCGAGCGCACTACGAATCGCACCAATTCTTCCGTCCATCATATCGGACGGGCAAACAAAATCGGCACCCGCTTTCGCATGACAAACCGCCATTTTGCAAAGAACGTCAACGGTTTCATCATTTAAGATTTCGCCGTTTTCTGCAACGATTCCATCGTGTCCATCGATGTTAAACGGATCGAGCGCGGCATCGGTCATCACGACGACATCCGGAAATTTTTCTTTAATCGCACGAACGCAAGTCGGCACAAGTCCATTCGGATTATAACTTTCGCTGCCTTTGTGATCTTTCTTTTCTTCGGCGATACTGGGGAACGGCGCAATCGCTTTGACGCCAAGCGCTACACATTCTTCAATTTCTTTCAAAAGAACGTCCACGGTTTTGCGGGTCATTCCCGGCATCGACGGAATCGGTTCTTCTTTATTTTCGCCTTCCATGATGAAAACGGGATAAACAAAATCCTTCACCGAAATTTCCGTTTCACGCACGAGAGCGCGGACAGTTGCGCTCTTGCGATTTCTCCGCGGACGTTGATTCAAATCCAAAGTAAATTCATTCATTTTTTCACCTGACTGTTAACGCATTTTTCCCGAACGGAGAACGTCCATCATATCAAACGGACGCGCGTTTCCTTCTTTCAATTTTTCGGCTAAGAAATTCACCGCATCCACCGAACCTTCGGCGTAAATTTTACGGCCGCAGACATTGTGTTGGAATTCAAAATGAACGGTGCCATCTTCGCTATCGAGAGAATAAGTGTGGAACGCATGACCCGAAAGATATTCCGCGGGCACATGCATCCGTTCCATCGAATCTTTATCATTCCGCACTTTTTCAATTTTACTTTCGTCGATGTCAAATCCCATTTTGGCAAAAGACTGCGCCACCGCTTTTGCGGTTCCGCTCGTATCGGCTTTTGTCTTTTGATGACTTTCGACAATCGAAAGTTTATAGCCCGAGAATGCCGTCGGGAAAGTTTCGGCAAGCCATTCGATCATCGCTTGGAATGCGACAATTTGCTTCGCCATATTCGGCGCAATAACGCTCGGATGATTTGCATCGGCGACGAGTTTTTTCAACGCTTCGCGGTCGCCGCCCGTCGTTCCCATCACAAAAGGAATTTTGTGCGCCACATAAAATTTTGCATTATCATTCACTGCGCTCGGATGCGTAAAATCGACCGCGATAAGACCCGGATATTTTTCGAGCACTTCGCCAATACGCGCTTCGCGATTCGACGGTTTTAAAAGCTGAATTTTTTTGCCTGCAACTTCGGATTCATTTTCGACGATGATTTCACCGGTGAGCGAAAACGGAACCAATTCAAGTCCGCGCTTCACACAAGTTTCGGCGACGATTTTTCCCATATTTCCTGGGATTCCATTCACCATGACCAAAGTTGCCATAAGACACTCCTTGCTATACAGCTTTTATTCCGCGACAAAGATAGAAAATTTAGCACCCGCTTTTCGTAAGTCTTTTCGAAAACAAAAAAGAACCGCATCGCTGCGGCTCTTTTCCTTGAAAAAAAACGATTAAGCGTTTTTCTTAAAATCCACATAAGCGCTGAGCACATCGCGGAAAACTTCGTCCGGAGTGTTATCGCCCACGATGTGGCTGATGATTTTGGAATCGTACTTTTCCAAAACTTTTGCAGTAGAATCTTTGTAAACATTCAAACGATTCTTAATCACATTTTCGTCGGCGTCATCTTTGCGGCCTTCGATTTTTGCGCGATTCAAAAGACGTGCAACGATTGTCGCTTCATCCTTAATATCGAGAACAAAAATGTGCTTCACATCGACGATAGACTTGATGAGATCTACCTGCGCAACCGTACGAGGAATACCGTCCAAAAGGAGAGTATCCTTTTCCGGATTCAACTTATTCGTGTTCACCAAACCTTCGACATAACGTTCGAAAATTTTCACAGTCGCTTCGTCCGGAACGAGAAGGCCTTTGCTCGAATAAGAAGCAAGGAGCTTGCCCGATTCGCTCGACGGAGCAATGCCGCGGAAAATATCGCCAGTCGAAAGATGCTTGAGCGAAGTCGTAGCCGCGAGTTTTGCGCCGACAGTTCCTTTTCCAGAACCCGGAGCACCGAAAATCAAAACAGCAGAAATTGCCATAAGAGAATCCTCATAAAAGAATTGTTTTGCGCTGCAAATATAGAAAGAATTTTTCCATCTTTTCGTAGCGGATTCAATCCTTTTCCTTTATTCATATGCCAGTTCAAAAATTTTCAAAATATCTTCGTAAGCGAGCGGTTTATAACCGATTAAAGAACGCGTTTTATTTCGCGAACAATCTAACGCCAATTTTTCTAAAGATTCTTTTTTCACGCCGAGCATTTTTAAATTCGTCGGCATTCCAATCGACGCATAAAATTTTTCTTGCAAATCAATTGCGCATTCGACAGTCTTTTCGGGATGTTCAAAATCGATGTCTAAATTCCACACATTTTTTGCGTATTGCAAGAATCGATTTACATTGGATTTGTAAACATAACGCGCCCAACTGCACCAAAGCGCCGCAAGTCCTGCGCCGTGAGAAATTTTCGGATACATTCCAGAAACTTCATGTTCCAACTGATGCACGACTAATTGAAATTCGCGACCGCAGCCGGTGAGTCCATTATGCGCGAGCGAAGACGCCCACATCATATTTGCGCGAGCCGTATAATCGTTTGGATTTTTCAAACAATCCTTCCCCGCTTTCATCACACTTTTGATAACCGCTTCCGCAATAGAATCCGTTAAATAGGTTTCTTCGCCCGGACAAAAATAACGTTCAATCGTGTGCATCGCAATATCGACAATGCCGCAAGCCGTTTGATACGCATTCACGCTAAAAGTCAATTCCGGATTTTCAATCGCAAAATTCATGCGATTAAAACTCGAACTATATCCGCGTTTTTCTCCGGTTTCTGCATTCGTAATCACGCACGAATTGGACATTTCCGAACCCGCAGCCGCAAGTGTTAAAATCGCCCCTTTCGGAATCGTCTTTTTCGGTTCTGCTTTTCGGAGCGAAAAATCCCACACATCGATTTCGGGATTCGCAGCGCCATTCGCAATATCTTTTGACGAATCCATCACCGAGCCGCCGCCCACTGCCAAAATAAAATCGACTCCTTCGCGCAAACACAAATCAATTCCTTTTCGCACTAACGAAAGTTCGGGATTTGCAATGACGCCGCCGAGTTCTACAAACGCAATTTTTTCATCGTTCAAACATTTTTTGACGCGGTCCAAAAGCCCGCTTTCTTTCGCCGACTTTCCGCCATAATGAATCAACACTTTTTTCGGCGAAAATTCCTTCACTAATTTTCCAACCCGCAATTCTTCGCCAGCACCAAAATAAACTTTCGTGGGCGTTTCATAAATAAAATTCTTCATAAAAAACCTCCGCCAAAATATAATCACTATTTCAATTCACAATGGACAATGCAAAATGAACAATGATGAGAAATTCTCACTCCTAATTTTTCCTGTATTCTTTCGGGCTTTGCGCAAATGCTTTTTTGAATGTTTCGGCGAAATAACTTGCGCCCGAAAAGCCGACGCTAAACGCGATATTTTCAATGGAATCGTCTGATGTTTTTAAAAGTTCACATGCTTTGCTTAAACGATAGGCGGTTAAAAATTCGTTGGGGGTTTGATGAAAAAATTGATTAAACAATTTGCAGCATTTGCTTTGTCCCACGCAGCCTGCTTTCGCAATTTCGTTAAGCGTTAATTTGTCACTAAAATTTTGTTGAATGAACCCGACGATATTTTTTAGAATCGTTAAATCGCCCGATTGTTTTTTGGGCTTTTCATTTTCTTTCATCAAGAGTTTGAAAAGGCTTGCCCACATCATCGCAAATAAAGATTGAATTTCAAGCGGAGCTGTTTTTGAATTTTTGGCTTGATACATCAATTTTAAATTTTCAATCACTTTTTGATGAATCGGATTTTGTTTTTCCAATTTTAAAAAAGCGGCGTTTTGATTTTTCACAAGCGGCATCACAAAATCTTTTTCTACGGCTACTGACGAACAAAGTAATATTGGATGAATGACAGCAAAAATAAATTCACATTCTTGTTCGTCGGAATATCCAAAATGCAATTGCCTCGAATTTACAAAAGCACCTTCGCCCGGATTCATCGGAATAATTTTTCCGTTCACATTGTAATTCATAAATCCCGACAACACGACAACGATTTCAATCGAATCGTGCCAATGGCTTGGGGCCGAAAAATTGGGGTAGGTCGAAAGATGCGCTTTGTTCACCAAAATTGGATAATCTTCAAAATCATAATGGATTTTTTCAGAGCGGTCATCGTTTAAATCTAGTTCCACTGGCATAGCCACCTCGCGCAGGATTGTTATAGAAATAGATAGAAAATTGATTTTAATCTGTAAATTTTAATTGTATAATTATACTCGTAAAACAAAAGGATATTTTTATGATAGACAATATCACACGCCGCGATTCTGGCATGGCTTACTTTGCAGACGAAAGCGTTACCGCGCAACAACTCGTCGCCAAAAAATGCATTCGAAAGTATAATCAAATGATGCCTTTTGATTTAGAAGGTTTAAAATGCTTAGACGAAGCAGGCATTAAACATTCGGGCTCGCTTTACTTTGAACCTCCGTTTCATTACGAATACGGAACTCACATTCAAGTGGGCGATAACTTTTACGCAAACGCTTTTTGCGTGATGCTCGATGTCGGAAAAATTACGATTGGCGATAATGTATTCTTCGGACCGTCGGTTTCTGTGTATACCGCAGGCCACCCCATTCACCCTGTAAGCAGAAGATCGATGTATGAATACGGCATTCCTGTAGAAATCGGAAACGATGTCTGGGTGGGCGGAAATTCTGTCATTTTGCCAGGCGTAAAAATCGGAAACAATGTCGTCATCGGCGCCGGAAGTGTCGTCACGAAAAACATTCCCGATAATGTCATCGCCGCCGGAAACCCGTGCAAAGTCATCCGCAAAATCACCGAAGAAGATCGGAAGTTCTATTTCAAAGACAAGGTTTTTGACGATGAAATTTGGGACAAAGTTAAAAACACAAAGTGATTTTACAAGTAAATTAGTTTCACTTGTTTTGCCGATAACTTTTCAGCAATTCATGCTTGCC encodes:
- the hemB gene encoding porphobilinogen synthase, producing MNEFTLDLNQRPRRNRKSATVRALVRETEISVKDFVYPVFIMEGENKEEPIPSMPGMTRKTVDVLLKEIEECVALGVKAIAPFPSIAEEKKDHKGSESYNPNGLVPTCVRAIKEKFPDVVVMTDAALDPFNIDGHDGIVAENGEILNDETVDVLCKMAVCHAKAGADFVCPSDMMDGRIGAIRSALDAAGFTNTSIMAYSAKYASAFYGPFRDALDSAPKAGDKKTYQMDPANRREAIREVALDINEGADIVMVKPACYYLDVLREVADFSEVPVAAYQVSGEYAMLCAAAENGWLDRNRVILESLMGIKRAGAKMIWTYFAKEAAKLLQGES
- the dapB gene encoding dihydrodipicolinate reductase, which produces MATLVMVNGIPGNMGKIVAETCVKRGLELVPFSLTGEIIVENESEVAGKKIQLLKPSNREARIGEVLEKYPGLIAVDFTHPSAVNDNAKFYVAHKIPFVMGTTGGDREALKKLVADANHPSVIAPNMAKQIVAFQAMIEWLAETFPTAFSGYKLSIVESHQKTKADTSGTAKAVAQSFAKMGFDIDESKIEKVRNDKDSMERMHVPAEYLSGHAFHTYSLDSEDGTVHFEFQHNVCGRKIYAEGSVDAVNFLAEKLKEGNARPFDMMDVLRSGKMR
- a CDS encoding adenylate kinase family protein; translation: MAISAVLIFGAPGSGKGTVGAKLAATTSLKHLSTGDIFRGIAPSSESGKLLASYSSKGLLVPDEATVKIFERYVEGLVNTNKLNPEKDTLLLDGIPRTVAQVDLIKSIVDVKHIFVLDIKDEATIVARLLNRAKIEGRKDDADENVIKNRLNVYKDSTAKVLEKYDSKIISHIVGDNTPDEVFRDVLSAYVDFKKNA
- a CDS encoding iron-containing alcohol dehydrogenase, which produces MKNFIYETPTKVYFGAGEELRVGKLVKEFSPKKVLIHYGGKSAKESGLLDRVKKCLNDEKIAFVELGGVIANPELSLVRKGIDLCLREGVDFILAVGGGSVMDSSKDIANGAANPEIDVWDFSLRKAEPKKTIPKGAILTLAAAGSEMSNSCVITNAETGEKRGYSSSFNRMNFAIENPELTFSVNAYQTACGIVDIAMHTIERYFCPGEETYLTDSIAEAVIKSVMKAGKDCLKNPNDYTARANMMWASSLAHNGLTGCGREFQLVVHQLEHEVSGMYPKISHGAGLAALWCSWARYVYKSNVNRFLQYAKNVWNLDIDFEHPEKTVECAIDLQEKFYASIGMPTNLKMLGVKKESLEKLALDCSRNKTRSLIGYKPLAYEDILKIFELAYE
- a CDS encoding AraC family transcriptional regulator, which produces MPVELDLNDDRSEKIHYDFEDYPILVNKAHLSTYPNFSAPSHWHDSIEIVVVLSGFMNYNVNGKIIPMNPGEGAFVNSRQLHFGYSDEQECEFIFAVIHPILLCSSVAVEKDFVMPLVKNQNAAFLKLEKQNPIHQKVIENLKLMYQAKNSKTAPLEIQSLFAMMWASLFKLLMKENEKPKKQSGDLTILKNIVGFIQQNFSDKLTLNEIAKAGCVGQSKCCKLFNQFFHQTPNEFLTAYRLSKACELLKTSDDSIENIAFSVGFSGASYFAETFKKAFAQSPKEYRKN
- a CDS encoding sugar O-acetyltransferase; the encoded protein is MIDNITRRDSGMAYFADESVTAQQLVAKKCIRKYNQMMPFDLEGLKCLDEAGIKHSGSLYFEPPFHYEYGTHIQVGDNFYANAFCVMLDVGKITIGDNVFFGPSVSVYTAGHPIHPVSRRSMYEYGIPVEIGNDVWVGGNSVILPGVKIGNNVVIGAGSVVTKNIPDNVIAAGNPCKVIRKITEEDRKFYFKDKVFDDEIWDKVKNTK